A region from the Hypericibacter adhaerens genome encodes:
- a CDS encoding ABC transporter permease has product MNEAWRRFRQDKLALAGLVIIAATVLLATLAPWIAPFDPAEQFFDGLTLEGSPLPPNAHFWLGTDLLGRDLLSRLIYGARTSLVIGVAANGVAVVVGALLGSVAGFVGGWLSSAIMRLTDLMMAFPALLLAIALAAIFAPSLWIVAMVIAMVNWVQIARVVYTETRALAQRDYIEATRALGAGPLRILFRHILPHLVPTVLVYATLGIATTVLLEATLSFLGVGVRPPTPSWGGIIFESQSYFLSAPWLVFFPGAAILLVALAFNLVGDALRDALDPTQRGRG; this is encoded by the coding sequence ATGAACGAGGCTTGGCGGCGCTTCCGGCAGGACAAGCTCGCCCTGGCTGGGTTGGTCATCATTGCTGCCACAGTATTGCTGGCCACGCTGGCCCCCTGGATCGCGCCCTTCGATCCGGCGGAACAGTTCTTCGACGGGCTGACCCTCGAGGGCTCGCCGCTGCCGCCCAATGCCCATTTCTGGCTCGGCACCGATCTGCTCGGCCGGGACCTGCTGTCGCGCCTGATCTATGGCGCCCGGACCTCGCTCGTCATCGGCGTGGCGGCGAACGGCGTCGCGGTCGTCGTCGGCGCGCTGCTGGGCTCCGTCGCCGGCTTCGTCGGGGGCTGGCTCTCCTCCGCCATCATGCGCCTCACCGACCTGATGATGGCGTTTCCCGCCTTGCTGCTCGCGATCGCGCTCGCCGCCATCTTCGCGCCCTCGCTCTGGATCGTGGCGATGGTGATCGCGATGGTGAACTGGGTGCAGATCGCGCGCGTGGTCTATACCGAGACGCGGGCGCTGGCGCAGCGCGACTATATCGAGGCGACGCGCGCGCTGGGGGCCGGCCCTTTGCGCATCCTCTTCCGCCACATCCTGCCGCATCTGGTGCCGACCGTGCTGGTCTATGCCACGCTCGGCATCGCCACCACGGTGCTGCTCGAGGCGACCCTCTCCTTCCTGGGCGTGGGCGTGCGCCCGCCCACGCCGTCCTGGGGCGGCATCATCTTCGAGAGCCAGTCCTACTTCCTCTCGGCACCCTGGCTGGTGTTCTTCCCCGGCGCCGCGATCCTGCTGGTGGCGCTCGCCTTCAACCTGGTGGGCGACGCCTTGCGCGACGCGCTCGACCCGACCCAGCGGGGGCGCGGCTGA
- a CDS encoding proline racemase family protein has protein sequence MADPLAIETVEMHTGGEPVRLVLKGYPPIPGDTILAKRRYARERLDHLRKMLIFEPRGHFDMYGVIPVEPDLPEADLAVLFMHNEGYSTMCGHAVIALGRWAVESGRVKRAATGETPVNIQCPCGLVRAWVAADGAVRFESVPAFAFALDAHVELPGSGRIALDIGYGGAFYAVLPAERVGLSLPGSSLRDLVDAAARVTAAVKQQIALSHPDDPDLAFLYGTIFTDGGDGAEKPSLNVCVFAEREVDRSPTGSGVTARMALQAARKTAGPGELRRFQSLTGAVFTGRALGRAQAGAFPAVRVEVGGRAHFSGTARFSLEPGDEIGRGFLLG, from the coding sequence ATGGCTGATCCGCTGGCGATTGAGACTGTCGAGATGCATACCGGCGGCGAGCCCGTGCGCCTCGTGCTCAAGGGCTATCCGCCGATCCCGGGCGACACGATCCTCGCCAAGCGGCGCTATGCGCGCGAGCGGCTGGATCATCTGCGCAAGATGCTGATCTTCGAGCCGCGCGGCCATTTCGACATGTATGGCGTGATCCCGGTCGAGCCCGACCTGCCGGAGGCCGACCTCGCCGTGCTCTTTATGCATAACGAAGGCTACTCGACCATGTGCGGCCATGCGGTGATCGCGCTCGGCCGCTGGGCGGTCGAGAGCGGGCGCGTCAAGCGCGCGGCCACGGGCGAGACGCCGGTCAATATCCAATGCCCTTGCGGGCTGGTGCGGGCCTGGGTGGCGGCGGACGGCGCGGTGCGGTTCGAGAGCGTGCCCGCCTTCGCCTTCGCGCTCGATGCGCACGTGGAGCTGCCGGGATCGGGCAGGATCGCGCTCGATATCGGCTATGGCGGCGCCTTCTATGCGGTGTTGCCGGCCGAGCGTGTGGGGCTCTCGCTGCCGGGTTCGTCCTTGCGCGATCTCGTCGATGCGGCGGCCCGCGTCACGGCGGCGGTGAAGCAGCAGATCGCGCTCAGCCATCCCGACGACCCCGACCTCGCCTTCCTCTACGGCACCATCTTCACCGATGGCGGCGACGGCGCCGAAAAGCCCTCGCTCAATGTCTGCGTCTTCGCCGAGCGCGAGGTCGATCGCAGCCCGACGGGCAGCGGCGTCACCGCCCGCATGGCCCTCCAGGCCGCGCGGAAGACCGCGGGGCCGGGCGAGCTTCGCCGCTTTCAGAGCCTGACCGGGGCCGTTTTCACCGGCCGGGCGCTGGGGCGGGCCCAAGCCGGCGCGTTCCCGGCGGTGCGGGTCGAGGTGGGCGGCCGGGCCCATTTCAGCGGAACCGCGCGGTTCAGCCTCGAGCCCGGCGACGAGATCGGCCGGGGCTTCCTGCTCGGCTGA
- a CDS encoding TetR family transcriptional regulator C-terminal domain-containing protein, which produces MELNDATIQTAQPGRRPGAKRVVNEARILAAAEEVFAEAGYAAASMAAIAERAGLPKANLHYYFGTKEQLYRRLLDTIVDGWQETMDLFTADSDPAEAFRLYIADKIEFSRRRPRASKIFANEILHGAPHFLSVIEGRISERFQRHCEVIDGWIRQGKIAPVEPHHLFFVIWASTQHYADFDTQIPALLGKASIGPEDYRTATELITRMVLATLGLVTVSPART; this is translated from the coding sequence ATGGAACTCAACGACGCAACCATCCAGACGGCACAGCCCGGCCGGCGTCCGGGCGCCAAGCGGGTGGTCAACGAAGCGCGTATCCTGGCTGCCGCCGAAGAGGTTTTCGCCGAGGCCGGCTATGCCGCGGCCTCGATGGCGGCGATCGCCGAACGGGCCGGATTGCCCAAGGCCAACCTGCACTACTATTTCGGCACCAAGGAGCAGCTCTATCGCCGCCTGCTCGACACCATCGTCGATGGCTGGCAGGAGACGATGGATCTCTTCACCGCCGACAGCGATCCGGCCGAGGCGTTCCGGCTCTATATCGCCGACAAGATCGAGTTCTCGCGCCGCCGGCCGCGCGCCTCGAAGATCTTCGCCAACGAGATCCTGCACGGCGCGCCGCATTTCCTGTCGGTCATCGAGGGACGCATCTCCGAGCGCTTCCAGCGCCATTGCGAAGTCATCGATGGCTGGATCCGCCAGGGCAAGATCGCGCCGGTCGAGCCGCATCACCTCTTCTTCGTGATCTGGGCCTCGACGCAGCACTATGCCGATTTCGACACCCAGATTCCCGCGCTCCTGGGCAAGGCGAGCATCGGGCCCGAGGATTACCGCACCGCGACGGAACTGATCACGCGCATGGTGCTGGCCACGCTCGGTCTTGTCACCGTCAGTCCCGCCCGGACCTGA
- a CDS encoding DeoR/GlpR family DNA-binding transcription regulator — translation MTEADRQEQILALVHQRGFVSIEALAEHFSVTPQTVRRDVNRLCAKSLLRRYHGGAGLPSGIENAAYQARQVMQLDEKKRIAHVVAEQIPDGSSIFLTIGTTTEQVARALLDHRALKVITNNLHAANILAENADFEVLVAGGVMSSRERGLVGEATVEFVGQFKTDFCVVGVGGIDAEGTLLDFDVREVRVSQAMMQHARQTILAADHSKFGRNAMARLGRLEEAQFLVTDRPPPAALKGLIKRSKIKLLLAR, via the coding sequence ATGACCGAAGCCGACCGCCAGGAGCAGATCCTCGCCCTCGTGCATCAACGCGGTTTCGTCTCGATCGAAGCCCTGGCGGAGCATTTCTCGGTCACCCCGCAGACGGTCCGGCGCGACGTCAACCGGCTCTGCGCCAAGTCGCTGCTGCGCCGCTATCACGGCGGCGCCGGCCTGCCGTCGGGCATCGAGAACGCCGCCTACCAGGCGCGCCAGGTGATGCAGCTCGACGAGAAGAAGCGCATCGCCCATGTCGTGGCCGAGCAGATCCCCGACGGCAGCTCGATCTTCCTCACCATCGGCACCACCACGGAGCAGGTGGCCCGTGCCCTCCTCGATCACCGCGCGCTCAAGGTCATCACCAACAACCTGCATGCGGCGAACATCCTCGCCGAGAACGCCGATTTCGAGGTGCTGGTGGCGGGCGGCGTGATGAGCAGCCGCGAGCGCGGCCTGGTGGGCGAGGCCACGGTGGAGTTCGTCGGCCAGTTCAAGACCGATTTCTGCGTGGTGGGCGTGGGCGGCATCGATGCCGAGGGCACGCTGCTCGATTTCGACGTGCGCGAGGTCCGGGTCTCGCAGGCCATGATGCAGCATGCCCGCCAGACCATCCTGGCGGCCGACCACAGCAAGTTCGGGCGCAACGCCATGGCGCGGCTGGGCCGGCTCGAGGAGGCGCAGTTCCTGGTCACCGACCGGCCCCCGCCGGCCGCGCTGAAGGGCCTGATCAAGCGCAGCAAGATCAAGCTGCTTCTGGCCCGCTGA